One genomic region from Conexibacter woesei Iso977N encodes:
- a CDS encoding ATP-dependent 6-phosphofructokinase, protein MARIGVLTGGGDCPGLNAVIRAVVRKGVADGHELVGYRYGWAGLLERDAEPLTVESTKGILPRGGTILGSSRTNPYKKDGGGTEAVRAGMAAFDVDVLVPIGGEDTLGVAARLAADGVPVVGVPKTIDNDLKGTDYTFGFQTAVQIATDAVDRLHTTAESHNRVMVLEVMGRHAGFIAAHAGMAGGGDVILVPERPFDIEVVCDHLRRRHAHGRTFSIVVVSEGAVPQEGTLTTSGEAGRLDAFGHERLGGIAVTLESEIERRTGYETRMTILGHVQRGGTPTAFDRVLATRFGVAAAEAVTAQQSGVMVALRGTDIVTVPISEALGDPKTLDDKFFADAEVFFG, encoded by the coding sequence ATGGCCAGGATCGGGGTATTGACGGGCGGCGGCGACTGCCCGGGGTTGAACGCGGTCATCCGCGCGGTCGTCCGCAAGGGCGTCGCGGATGGGCACGAGCTGGTCGGCTACAGGTACGGCTGGGCCGGCCTGCTGGAGCGCGACGCGGAGCCGCTGACGGTCGAGTCGACCAAGGGGATCCTGCCGCGCGGCGGGACGATCCTGGGGTCGTCGCGGACCAACCCCTACAAGAAGGACGGGGGCGGGACCGAGGCGGTCCGGGCGGGGATGGCGGCGTTCGACGTGGACGTGCTCGTGCCGATCGGCGGCGAGGACACGCTGGGCGTCGCGGCGCGGCTGGCGGCCGACGGCGTCCCGGTGGTGGGCGTGCCCAAGACCATCGACAACGACCTCAAGGGCACCGACTACACGTTCGGCTTCCAGACCGCGGTGCAGATCGCGACCGACGCGGTCGACCGGCTGCACACGACGGCCGAGTCGCACAACCGCGTGATGGTCCTGGAGGTCATGGGCCGCCACGCGGGGTTCATCGCGGCGCACGCCGGGATGGCGGGCGGCGGCGACGTGATCCTGGTGCCCGAGAGGCCGTTCGACATCGAGGTCGTCTGCGACCACCTGCGCAGGCGCCACGCGCACGGGCGGACGTTCTCGATCGTGGTGGTGAGCGAGGGCGCGGTGCCGCAGGAGGGGACGCTGACGACTTCGGGCGAGGCGGGCAGGCTGGACGCCTTCGGCCACGAGCGCCTGGGCGGGATCGCGGTGACGCTGGAGTCCGAGATCGAGAGGCGGACCGGCTACGAGACGCGGATGACGATCCTCGGCCACGTCCAGCGCGGCGGGACGCCGACCGCGTTCGACCGCGTGCTGGCGACCCGCTTCGGCGTCGCCGCCGCAGAGGCCGTGACCGCTCAGCAGTCCGGCGTGATGGTCGCGCTGCGCGGGACCGACATCGTGACGGTGCCGATCAGCGAGGCGCTCGGCGACCCGAAGACGTTGGACGACAAGTTCTTCGCCGACGCCGAGGTCTTCTTCGGCTAG
- a CDS encoding class I SAM-dependent methyltransferase, producing MTNSAPETFDAHAAAYEAPRRRLIPPFDAFYGTAVDVLRMLPAPPRRVLDLGAGTGMLAARVAAAYPEAELVLVDGAPAMLEQARSTLGERATLHVADLNDPLPAGEFDAVVSALAIHHLDDDGKRALFARVREALPPGGMFVNAEQVAGPTPCFDRYNREWHEASARAAGTDDAEWAASLERMRHDQPSDVESQLRWLREAGFDAADCVFKDHRFAVLVARRATGR from the coding sequence ATGACCAACAGCGCACCCGAGACGTTCGATGCGCACGCCGCGGCCTACGAGGCGCCGCGGCGGCGCCTGATCCCCCCGTTCGACGCCTTCTACGGCACGGCCGTCGACGTGCTCCGGATGCTCCCGGCACCGCCGCGGCGCGTCCTGGACCTCGGCGCCGGGACCGGCATGCTGGCCGCGCGCGTCGCCGCCGCCTACCCGGAGGCCGAGCTGGTCCTGGTCGACGGCGCGCCCGCGATGCTCGAGCAGGCCCGGAGCACGCTGGGCGAACGCGCGACGCTGCACGTCGCCGACCTGAACGACCCGCTGCCCGCGGGCGAGTTCGACGCGGTCGTCTCGGCGCTGGCGATCCACCACCTCGACGACGACGGCAAGCGCGCGCTGTTCGCCCGCGTCCGGGAGGCGCTCCCGCCCGGCGGCATGTTCGTCAACGCCGAGCAGGTCGCGGGCCCGACCCCCTGCTTCGACCGCTACAACCGCGAGTGGCACGAGGCCTCGGCCCGCGCGGCCGGCACCGACGACGCCGAGTGGGCCGCCTCGCTGGAGCGCATGCGCCACGACCAGCCCAGCGACGTCGAATCCCAGCTGCGCTGGCTCCGCGAAGCCGGCTTCGACGCCGCCGACTGCGTCTTCAAGGACCACCGCTTCGCCGTGCTCGTGGCACGACGAGCGACGGGCCGTTAA
- a CDS encoding aldo/keto reductase, which translates to MSLDPTHTALGTWSGGRFMHFGAPLDDDRYLALIRPDERVRTVLTADVYGAGEADTLLGRSLEGLDRDSYCLVGAVGHDFYEGEREGPKGFPRFTDPRLRPESEYASYLRTATERSLQRIGADRFDLLLLHNPDRTGYTSPAVWEGLEAVREAGLTRLLGVAPGPANGFTLDVIDCFERFGASIDWAMLILNPFEPWPGELALPAAVAHDVKVITRVADYGGLFHDDLRPGLPMAEFDHRKFRPDGWVQRGVERLDALRPIAERHGLTMLQLAAQWNLAHPAVESVVPTLIQESWDGAKPVEGQRAELAATPADVVLSDEEVDEIRAIGDNTRSMRLKGGVPDHDGDAKPDRWALDADLEAIGARWDIAPDGLQLA; encoded by the coding sequence ATGTCCCTGGATCCCACCCACACCGCGCTCGGCACCTGGTCGGGCGGCCGCTTCATGCACTTCGGCGCCCCGCTGGACGACGACCGCTACCTCGCGCTGATCCGCCCGGACGAGCGCGTCCGGACGGTCCTGACCGCCGACGTCTACGGCGCGGGCGAGGCCGACACGCTGCTCGGCCGCTCGCTCGAGGGCCTGGACCGGGACTCCTACTGCCTCGTCGGCGCCGTCGGCCACGACTTCTACGAGGGCGAGCGCGAGGGGCCGAAGGGCTTCCCGCGCTTCACCGACCCGCGGCTGCGGCCGGAGAGCGAGTACGCGTCCTACCTCAGGACCGCGACCGAGCGCTCGCTGCAGCGCATCGGCGCCGACCGCTTCGACCTGTTGTTGTTGCACAACCCGGACCGCACGGGTTACACGAGCCCCGCGGTCTGGGAGGGCCTGGAGGCGGTGCGTGAGGCCGGCCTGACCCGCCTGCTCGGCGTCGCGCCCGGCCCCGCCAACGGCTTCACGCTCGACGTGATCGACTGCTTCGAGCGCTTCGGCGCCTCGATCGACTGGGCGATGCTGATCCTCAACCCGTTCGAGCCGTGGCCGGGCGAGCTCGCGCTGCCGGCCGCCGTCGCCCACGACGTCAAGGTCATCACGCGCGTCGCCGACTACGGCGGGCTCTTCCACGACGACCTGCGCCCCGGCCTGCCGATGGCCGAGTTCGACCACCGCAAGTTCCGCCCGGACGGCTGGGTCCAGCGCGGCGTCGAGCGTCTCGACGCGCTGCGCCCGATCGCCGAGCGCCACGGCCTGACGATGCTCCAGCTCGCCGCGCAGTGGAACCTCGCGCACCCCGCGGTGGAGTCGGTCGTCCCGACGCTGATCCAGGAGTCCTGGGACGGCGCCAAGCCCGTCGAGGGCCAACGCGCCGAGCTGGCGGCCACGCCCGCCGACGTCGTGCTGAGCGACGAGGAGGTCGACGAGATCCGCGCGATCGGCGACAACACGCGCTCCATGAGGCTCAAGGGCGGCGTGCCCGACCACGACGGCGACGCCAAGCCGGACCGCTGGGCGCTGGACGCCGACCTCGAGGCGATCGGCGCCCGCTGGGACATCGCGCCCGACGGCCTGCAGCTGGCCTAG
- a CDS encoding serine hydrolase — translation MRRAAWIAAAAAAALAGGGAGVGGVAAAHVSARASAARWQPGVVAAERYAARRRGGISFAVRTACGEWGWRQDRAVPSASVLKAMLLLAYLQRVPAEPLGRNQRALLAPMIRRSDNAAATRVLALDGGARRLQHDAGRWGMRAFKAINNPWGDSTITARDQARLLLHYDRRVPARHRAYALTLLRTIVRSQRWGVAKVAPRGWTLHFKGGWGSGTGRVDHQVALLTRGNQRVSLAILTTGDGTHAYGKQTLEALARRLLRGLPDRATVC, via the coding sequence ATGAGGCGCGCCGCCTGGATCGCAGCCGCAGCCGCAGCCGCGCTCGCGGGCGGAGGCGCGGGGGTGGGCGGAGTCGCGGCCGCGCACGTCTCCGCGCGTGCCTCGGCGGCGCGGTGGCAGCCCGGTGTCGTCGCGGCGGAGCGCTACGCGGCGAGGCGGCGGGGTGGGATCTCGTTCGCGGTGCGGACCGCGTGCGGCGAGTGGGGGTGGAGGCAGGATCGGGCGGTGCCGAGCGCGTCGGTGCTCAAGGCCATGTTGTTGCTCGCGTACCTGCAGCGCGTCCCGGCCGAGCCGCTCGGCAGGAACCAGCGGGCGCTGTTGGCCCCCATGATCCGGCGCTCCGACAACGCCGCGGCCACGCGCGTGCTCGCGCTCGACGGCGGCGCGCGACGCCTACAACATGACGCGGGACGCTGGGGCATGAGGGCGTTCAAGGCCATCAACAACCCGTGGGGTGACTCAACCATCACCGCGCGCGATCAGGCGCGGTTGTTGCTGCACTACGACCGCCGCGTCCCCGCCCGCCACCGCGCCTACGCGCTCACGCTGCTGCGGACGATCGTCCGCAGCCAGCGCTGGGGTGTCGCCAAAGTTGCGCCTCGCGGCTGGACGCTGCACTTCAAGGGCGGCTGGGGCTCCGGGACCGGCCGCGTCGACCACCAGGTCGCGCTGCTCACGCGCGGCAACCAGCGCGTGTCGCTCGCCATCCTCACCACCGGCGACGGCACGCACGCCTACGGGAAGCAAACGCTCGAAGCACTGGCGCGCCGCCTCCTCCGCGGCCTCCCCGACCGCGCGACCGTCTGCTGA